The Faecalibacterium sp. I3-3-89 sequence TTGAGCCATGTGCCCAGCGCAAGGCCGATGGCCGTCCAGCCCGGCGAGGCGATGCCGCTCAGGTAGGCCAGACCCGGCATACCCATCAGAAGCCAGCTGGACATATCGCTGGCCTCGGCGCTCATGGCCGTGACCAGCGGGCCCATCTTCCGCCCGCCGAGGTAGAAGTCGGTGCTGTCGTTGTTGGTCTTGCTGTAGGCGAAGCCCACCAGCAGCATGGCCGCAAGATAGACGATGATGGTGACGATGATACAGATCTCACTCATATACATTTCCCCCTTTGCTGCTTTCTCTATAAAAGCATGGCACGATTTTACCACACTAAAGCAGCAAAGTGCAACCCTCTCCGACAGATTCTTCTCCTATGACCGAAAATTCGTCCTTTCCAGCGTCCAAAATCGCTCAATATGCCAACAGGCCGCCCCCTTTTCAGGGGACGGCCCGCCGGTTTGGATGAAGAAAATGATGAAAATAGAGAGGATGTCAGTTTATTTTGCGGCCTCGCCCTCGGGGAAGATGATCTTGTTCACGAAGAAGAAGATCACCATCGAGATGCCGCCGTTGAGCACGGTGGTGCCGATGTTGTAGATGAAGTCGGGCACCAGCAGACCGGCCACCGCCACCCAGATGCAGTTGATGGAGTTGACGATGCAGGTGATGAGACAGAAGGCCAGCAGGTACCAGCCGATCTGTTTTGCCAGATCGCCCTTGCTGCGGAAGACGAGGCTGCGCTGGATGGGGAAATTGATGCACTCGCCGACGATCATGGCCACCATGTAGGCGCAGAAGTAGGGCAGGCCGCCGTGGGCCGCATCGTAGCCGAGGATGTTCCACTTGAAGGTCTCCCCGAAGAGGGTGATGTCGATGCCCGGCCAGCCGAAGTCCACCACCGGCAGACCGGCAAAAGCTTTGGGCAGAAATTGCAGCAGCAGGTACTTGAACACGGTGATGAGGTTGGACACGATAACGAACAGTCCGCCCTCCCGCACCCATTTGGCCGCAGCCGGA is a genomic window containing:
- a CDS encoding GtrA family protein; the encoded protein is MNFWNIFAQKHPAAAKWVREGGLFVIVSNLITVFKYLLLQFLPKAFAGLPVVDFGWPGIDITLFGETFKWNILGYDAAHGGLPYFCAYMVAMIVGECINFPIQRSLVFRSKGDLAKQIGWYLLAFCLITCIVNSINCIWVAVAGLLVPDFIYNIGTTVLNGGISMVIFFFVNKIIFPEGEAAK